One window of Candidatus Tokpelaia hoelldoblerii genomic DNA carries:
- a CDS encoding Hypothetical protein (bhsal11080): protein MDDYEKFATGLLIVFSAVIIGGLMAMHITVYSKAGFLFALSAAVFGWFSAFAVLFDKPRIYFWLIVVAVLCVAASITVYVR, encoded by the coding sequence ATGGATGATTATGAGAAATTCGCCACCGGTTTGCTGATTGTTTTCAGTGCGGTGATTATCGGTGGCCTGATGGCCATGCATATTACGGTTTATAGCAAGGCCGGTTTTCTGTTTGCGCTTTCAGCCGCGGTATTTGGCTGGTTTTCGGCTTTTGCGGTCTTGTTTGACAAGCCGCGCATTTATTTCTGGCTGATTGTCGTGGCGGTGCTGTGTGTTGCAGCTTCCATTACGGTTTACGTGCGCTGA
- the mliC gene encoding Membrane-bound lysozyme-inhibitor of c-type lysozyme (bhsal11090): MHRFYLFLMMIFALSPAQAQDGTGASPDTLVPTHYICERNVQVPVVYINTTGGNSYAILAVEGKQVAMHQMVSASGAHYIALDEQDSYRWYTKGDEAFLAWLAADHTAQEQTLLAHCKAVED, translated from the coding sequence ATGCACCGGTTTTATTTGTTTCTGATGATGATATTTGCCCTGAGTCCGGCGCAGGCGCAGGACGGGACGGGGGCATCTCCTGATACTCTTGTTCCCACACACTATATCTGTGAGCGCAATGTGCAGGTGCCGGTTGTCTATATCAACACCACCGGCGGCAATTCTTATGCAATTCTTGCGGTTGAGGGCAAACAGGTGGCAATGCACCAGATGGTGAGTGCGTCCGGCGCGCATTATATTGCTTTGGATGAACAGGACAGTTACCGCTGGTATACCAAAGGCGATGAGGCGTTTTTAGCCTGGCTTGCTGCAGATCATACAGCGCAGGAACAAACGCTGCTTGCCCATTGTAAAGCGGTGGAAGATTAA
- the ysxC gene encoding Putative GTP-binding protein EngB (bhsal11100) — MVEQGGRKKLFNGNWVFIRGVPSMKFLPEEGPPEVAFAGRSNVGKSSLINALVGRKGLARTSNTPGRTQELNFFVPDGYSGAMDDLPPMALVDMPGYGFAEAPKAQVDAWTRLVFSYLRGRSTLKRVYLLIDSRHGIKKNDADVLDLLDKAAVSYQIVLTKTDKIKKPALEKLLADTQVAIAKRPAAYPQLLATSSEKGEGIEELRTAIETCIRQ, encoded by the coding sequence ATGGTGGAACAAGGCGGACGGAAAAAGCTGTTCAACGGCAACTGGGTTTTCATTCGCGGTGTTCCGTCAATGAAATTCCTGCCTGAAGAAGGCCCGCCGGAAGTTGCCTTTGCCGGACGTTCCAATGTGGGCAAATCTTCATTGATCAACGCGCTGGTTGGCCGCAAGGGGCTGGCGCGCACGTCCAACACCCCCGGGCGCACGCAGGAGCTGAATTTCTTCGTGCCTGATGGTTATAGTGGCGCGATGGATGATTTGCCGCCCATGGCGCTTGTTGATATGCCCGGTTATGGTTTTGCTGAAGCGCCGAAAGCGCAGGTGGATGCATGGACGCGGCTGGTGTTCAGTTATTTGCGCGGGCGCTCCACCTTGAAGCGCGTTTATCTGCTGATTGATTCCCGCCATGGTATCAAGAAAAATGATGCCGATGTCCTGGACCTGCTTGACAAGGCGGCAGTATCTTACCAGATTGTGCTGACCAAGACGGATAAAATCAAAAAGCCAGCGCTGGAAAAACTGCTGGCGGACACGCAGGTGGCGATTGCCAAACGTCCTGCGGCCTATCCGCAATTGCTGGCGACATCATCTGAAAAAGGCGAGGGGATTGAAGAACTGCGCACAGCGATAGAAACCTGCATCCGGCAATAA
- the yidC gene encoding Membrane protein insertase YidC (bhsal11110) → MEYNRNFFIAIVLSMLVLLGWNYFFVAAPQNQDARQEAEIARQMEANQQNPAAGGMGQIPAASAGNVSDVQEKPAIEMTGQGRNEVLAGNARIAVDTPELKGSINLAGARFDDLSLKNYRVTVAGDSPNIELLNPDRFREGYIAEVGFVGVTNGLRVPDSNTLWQVEGANRTLTPQNPVRLVFDNGAGVVFHRTISVDDKYMFTLEDSVENKTGARILLGTRGLVYRFSPPKEASSSAVLHEGFIGSMGDRGMETESYSKLADAKGKDRRVPFEDVTGGGWVGITDKYWAVAVIPAQNTRFSAQFSFSDRVNPRYQSELRAEAVYVQPGMQQTFTSRVFAGAKQVDVLDGYESRLGIRHFGFLIDWGRLGFIAKPMFVLIDWLFKMVGNFGVAILLVTVILKVFLFPLANKSYKSMARMKTVQPAMMEIREKYADDKTRQQQAIMELYKREKINPLAGCWPLLVQFPIFFALYKVLYITIDMRHEPFFGWIHDLTAPDPTSMFNLFGLLPFDVPSFLAIGAWPVIMGITMFLQMRMNPTPPDPTQAMIFTWMPVVFTWMMAAFPAGLVIYWAWNNTLSIIQQSIIMKSQGAKIELFDNLKALFVRKPKA, encoded by the coding sequence ATGGAATATAACCGTAATTTTTTTATTGCCATTGTCTTGTCCATGCTGGTTTTGCTGGGCTGGAACTATTTTTTTGTTGCCGCGCCGCAAAATCAGGATGCAAGGCAGGAAGCGGAAATCGCCCGGCAGATGGAGGCGAATCAGCAGAATCCGGCGGCTGGCGGTATGGGGCAGATTCCTGCCGCTTCGGCGGGAAACGTTTCTGATGTGCAGGAAAAACCGGCGATTGAGATGACCGGACAGGGCCGGAATGAAGTGCTGGCCGGAAATGCCCGTATCGCTGTCGATACGCCGGAACTCAAAGGCTCGATCAACCTGGCCGGCGCGCGGTTTGATGATTTGTCGTTGAAAAATTACCGGGTGACGGTTGCCGGGGATTCGCCCAATATTGAATTGCTCAATCCTGATCGTTTCAGGGAAGGTTATATCGCCGAAGTCGGGTTTGTCGGCGTGACAAACGGCCTGCGTGTGCCGGACAGCAATACATTGTGGCAGGTGGAAGGGGCAAACCGTACCCTGACACCGCAGAACCCGGTGCGGCTTGTGTTTGACAATGGCGCGGGTGTTGTATTCCACCGCACCATTTCCGTTGATGACAAATATATGTTCACCCTTGAGGATTCGGTTGAAAACAAAACCGGGGCGCGCATATTGCTCGGGACACGGGGGCTGGTTTATCGTTTTTCCCCACCCAAGGAGGCAAGCAGCAGCGCTGTCCTGCATGAAGGTTTTATCGGTTCCATGGGTGACAGGGGGATGGAAACCGAATCCTACAGCAAGCTTGCCGATGCAAAAGGCAAGGACAGACGTGTGCCTTTTGAGGATGTAACCGGCGGCGGCTGGGTTGGCATTACCGACAAATATTGGGCTGTTGCGGTTATTCCGGCACAGAACACCAGATTCAGTGCCCAATTCTCCTTTAGCGACAGGGTCAATCCCCGTTACCAGTCAGAGTTGCGCGCTGAGGCTGTTTATGTCCAGCCGGGCATGCAGCAGACCTTTACCAGCCGTGTGTTTGCCGGTGCCAAACAGGTGGATGTGCTGGATGGCTATGAAAGCAGGCTTGGTATCCGCCATTTCGGTTTTTTGATTGACTGGGGACGGCTCGGCTTTATCGCCAAGCCGATGTTTGTGCTGATTGACTGGCTGTTCAAGATGGTCGGCAATTTCGGTGTGGCCATTCTGCTGGTTACGGTGATTTTGAAAGTGTTCCTGTTTCCGCTGGCCAACAAGTCGTATAAATCCATGGCGCGGATGAAAACCGTGCAGCCGGCGATGATGGAAATCCGCGAAAAATATGCCGATGACAAAACCAGGCAGCAACAGGCGATTATGGAGCTGTACAAGCGTGAGAAAATCAATCCGCTTGCCGGCTGCTGGCCACTGCTGGTGCAGTTTCCGATTTTCTTTGCTCTCTATAAGGTGCTTTATATCACTATTGATATGCGCCATGAGCCGTTCTTTGGCTGGATTCATGATTTGACCGCGCCGGACCCGACATCAATGTTCAATCTGTTCGGGTTGCTTCCCTTTGATGTGCCGAGTTTTCTGGCCATTGGCGCATGGCCGGTGATCATGGGTATCACCATGTTCCTGCAAATGCGCATGAACCCGACCCCGCCGGATCCGACACAGGCGATGATTTTCACCTGGATGCCGGTGGTCTTTACCTGGATGATGGCGGCATTTCCCGCGGGTCTTGTCATTTACTGGGCATGGAACAACACGCTTTCCATCATTCAGCAGTCGATTATCATGAAAAGCCAGGGCGCGAAAATCGAACTGTTTGATAATCTCAAGGCGCTGTTTGTCCGCAAACCGAAAGCATAA
- the rnpA gene encoding Ribonuclease P protein component (bhsal11120) — protein MKMQRPLRLRKRAEFLAVRAGEKRRGPLFLLEVKKRTDGDESRARVGFTVTRKNGNAVRRNRIKRRLREAVRTAAADDLAAGTDYVIVARPESLDAPFDRLVGELRSRLRGRKK, from the coding sequence ATGAAGATGCAAAGACCACTCCGCCTTCGCAAGAGAGCGGAGTTTTTGGCTGTCCGTGCGGGAGAAAAGCGCCGTGGCCCCCTGTTTTTGCTTGAAGTGAAAAAACGCACTGATGGTGATGAGAGCCGGGCGCGGGTAGGCTTTACGGTGACGCGCAAAAACGGCAATGCTGTCAGGCGCAACCGGATAAAGCGCCGCCTGCGGGAAGCAGTGCGCACGGCTGCTGCTGATGACTTGGCGGCGGGGACAGATTATGTCATAGTCGCGCGGCCGGAAAGTCTTGATGCGCCGTTCGACCGACTGGTCGGTGAATTGCGCTCACGCCTCAGGGGCCGGAAGAAATGA
- a CDS encoding Alpha/beta hydrolase (bhsal11130): MDKTDSSRTDIVRHNRFRYQIDNPAEPDGTIVILLHGSGGNETTLLPFARPVWPHSVLIGIRGRLVQAGETRWYRKITPTLFDQSDIAHESQAFFAFLNALADEQGYDLSRATFVGYSNGANLLAVVMMQHPDLVRRAILMRSMPVLNRMPAGNLHGIKVLTISGKRDTLYSPYAQELSSLLQERGATIESHMTDGNHLTGDEDQTIIRRWLAAQNPDKFTSVRKKQR, translated from the coding sequence ATGGATAAAACGGATTCTTCCCGGACGGATATTGTCCGCCACAACCGTTTTCGCTATCAGATTGACAATCCTGCCGAGCCTGACGGCACGATTGTTATTCTGCTGCACGGTTCCGGCGGCAATGAAACCACACTGCTGCCTTTTGCCCGTCCTGTATGGCCCCATTCGGTGCTGATCGGTATCCGTGGCCGTCTTGTGCAGGCCGGTGAAACACGCTGGTACCGCAAAATCACCCCGACCCTGTTTGACCAGAGCGATATCGCCCATGAAAGCCAGGCCTTTTTTGCCTTTCTCAATGCCCTTGCCGATGAACAGGGCTATGACCTTTCGCGCGCAACCTTTGTCGGCTATTCCAATGGCGCAAATCTGCTTGCCGTTGTCATGATGCAGCACCCCGATCTGGTGCGCCGGGCCATTTTAATGCGTTCCATGCCGGTGCTTAACCGGATGCCGGCAGGCAACCTGCACGGAATCAAGGTTCTGACCATTTCCGGCAAACGGGACACGCTCTATTCCCCTTACGCACAGGAGCTCTCTTCGCTTTTGCAGGAGCGCGGCGCAACAATCGAAAGCCATATGACGGACGGCAATCATCTGACCGGTGATGAAGACCAGACGATCATCAGACGCTGGCTTGCCGCGCAAAACCCGGATAAATTCACCTCTGTCCGTAAGAAACAGCGATAA
- a CDS encoding ParA/MinD ATPase like protein (bhsal11140), with translation MATVTRTDILDRLRQVKGPGRTSDIVTLGLVSDIFIADNKVFFSITVPAERATALEPMRQAAEKAVLALEGVKTVTATLTAEKQPGAPNPPLRTIKPSPGHHAPQHAPHKRKNIAPRTPVDGVKHIIAIASGKGGVGKSTTAINLALALQAQGLSVGVLDADVYGPSLPRLAGIHTRPQAVDKKFKPVEQYGLKLMSMGFLVDEETPFVWRGPMVMTAVTQLLRDILWAPLDILVIDMPPGTGDAQLTLAQQVPLSGSVIVSTPQDLALIDARKGMEMFARVDVPVLGIIENMSYFIAPDTGKRYDIFGHGGARLEAEKRNVPFLGEIPLAPQIRAASDDGKPVFLLAPDGEYAARYRDIARRICDKLGLRPIPKT, from the coding sequence ATGGCAACCGTCACCCGCACTGATATTCTTGACCGTTTAAGACAAGTCAAAGGCCCCGGCCGGACAAGCGATATTGTCACTCTCGGCCTGGTCTCGGATATCTTTATTGCCGATAACAAGGTGTTTTTCTCCATCACCGTGCCGGCTGAGCGCGCTACGGCGCTTGAGCCAATGCGGCAGGCGGCGGAAAAGGCGGTGCTGGCGCTTGAAGGCGTCAAAACCGTCACCGCAACCCTGACAGCGGAAAAACAGCCCGGCGCGCCAAATCCGCCGCTGCGCACAATCAAGCCCTCGCCCGGCCATCATGCCCCGCAGCACGCACCGCACAAGCGCAAAAACATCGCCCCGCGCACCCCGGTTGACGGGGTGAAGCACATTATCGCCATTGCTTCCGGCAAAGGCGGCGTCGGCAAATCGACGACAGCCATCAATCTTGCCCTTGCCCTGCAGGCACAGGGCTTGAGTGTCGGTGTGCTGGACGCCGATGTCTACGGCCCTTCCCTGCCGCGTCTTGCCGGCATTCACACCAGACCGCAAGCTGTTGATAAAAAATTCAAGCCCGTTGAGCAATACGGCCTCAAATTAATGTCGATGGGATTTCTGGTTGATGAAGAAACACCCTTTGTCTGGCGCGGCCCCATGGTGATGACGGCGGTGACGCAATTGCTGCGTGATATTTTATGGGCGCCTCTGGATATCCTGGTCATTGATATGCCGCCGGGCACCGGAGACGCACAATTGACCCTTGCCCAGCAAGTGCCGCTTTCAGGCAGCGTTATTGTTTCCACCCCGCAGGACCTGGCGCTGATTGACGCCCGCAAGGGCATGGAGATGTTTGCCAGGGTTGATGTGCCGGTTTTGGGCATTATTGAGAATATGAGCTACTTTATCGCGCCCGACACCGGCAAACGCTATGATATTTTCGGCCATGGCGGCGCAAGGCTTGAGGCGGAAAAGCGCAATGTACCCTTTCTGGGCGAAATACCGCTTGCCCCGCAGATCCGCGCCGCATCCGATGACGGCAAGCCGGTTTTTCTGCTGGCGCCGGATGGTGAATACGCTGCCCGCTACCGTGACATTGCCCGCCGGATCTGCGACAAACTTGGCCTGCGCCCCATTCCCAAAACCTGA
- a CDS encoding Hypothetical protein (bhsal11150) — protein sequence MAFEDIKAEIALLFEAMNNKPEDAHQLETMLREKLNTLKAEGMPLPDDLVRLEKQLDKTFTPRKKKR from the coding sequence ATGGCGTTTGAAGACATCAAGGCAGAAATCGCACTGTTGTTTGAGGCAATGAACAACAAGCCCGAAGATGCCCATCAACTTGAAACCATGCTGCGCGAGAAGCTGAACACATTGAAAGCCGAAGGCATGCCTCTGCCCGATGATCTCGTCCGGCTGGAAAAACAGCTTGACAAAACTTTCACCCCGCGCAAGAAAAAGCGATAA
- a CDS encoding Transglycosylase (bhsal11160) codes for MSIRIRHGFLSVILGLHMTALAGCTTAGKDNTSPLARPVPQASQRAGIKPVAYTDMTTTASTQSGNLYALPLANENTLQLISHYAQTYAIPEQLVRRVVSRESKGNPAARNGPYWGLMQISYPTAQTMGYKGRPEGLLDAGTNLRYAVKYLAGAYLVADGDERQSVNLYARGYYYDAKRKGLLEVTGLRPARQGQ; via the coding sequence ATGTCAATCAGAATACGCCATGGCTTTTTATCCGTTATTCTCGGCCTGCACATGACAGCACTGGCCGGCTGCACAACCGCAGGCAAAGACAACACATCTCCCCTTGCCCGGCCTGTGCCGCAGGCCAGCCAGAGGGCAGGCATAAAACCCGTGGCTTATACGGACATGACGACAACAGCCAGTACACAGTCCGGCAATCTCTATGCCCTGCCGCTGGCAAATGAAAACACGCTGCAGCTCATATCACACTACGCGCAAACCTATGCCATACCGGAACAGCTTGTCCGCCGCGTGGTCTCGCGCGAAAGCAAGGGCAACCCGGCAGCGCGCAACGGCCCTTACTGGGGTTTGATGCAGATTTCCTATCCGACAGCACAAACCATGGGCTATAAGGGCAGGCCTGAAGGCCTGCTGGATGCCGGAACCAATCTGCGCTATGCGGTCAAATATCTGGCTGGTGCCTATCTGGTTGCCGATGGTGATGAAAGGCAATCGGTCAACCTTTACGCCCGTGGCTATTATTATGACGCCAAGCGCAAGGGGCTGCTGGAAGTGACAGGCCTGCGGCCGGCCCGGCAAGGGCAATAA
- the pyrF gene encoding Orotidine 5'-phosphate decarboxylase (bhsal11170), with protein sequence MQQAMRERLIVGLDVPDLRQAKTIVATLGDTVSFYKIGYQLVFAGGLDFAKELVSAGKRVFLDMKLLDIDNTVASAVENILKTGVSMLTLHAYPKAMRAAVEAARGSDLCLLGVTVLTSMDEADLQEAGYHDAPEALVLKRAAQARAAGMGGIVASAAEARALRAIIGDDMALVTPGIRPAGSDKGDQKRVMTPADAIRAGASHLVVARPIIKAENPVAAAQSILYNMQSAGQALE encoded by the coding sequence ATGCAGCAAGCCATGCGTGAGCGGTTGATTGTCGGCCTGGACGTACCGGACCTGCGGCAGGCCAAAACCATTGTCGCAACCTTGGGTGATACAGTCAGCTTTTATAAAATCGGCTACCAGCTGGTTTTTGCCGGCGGGCTGGATTTTGCCAAAGAGCTGGTCAGCGCCGGCAAACGCGTCTTTCTGGATATGAAACTGCTCGACATCGACAACACAGTGGCCAGCGCTGTTGAAAATATCCTGAAAACCGGTGTTTCCATGCTGACACTCCATGCCTACCCCAAAGCCATGCGCGCTGCGGTGGAAGCCGCCAGGGGCAGTGATTTATGCCTGCTGGGTGTGACAGTGCTCACCTCGATGGATGAGGCGGACCTGCAGGAGGCGGGTTACCACGATGCACCGGAAGCGCTGGTGCTCAAGCGGGCAGCACAGGCACGCGCTGCCGGCATGGGCGGCATTGTCGCCTCGGCAGCTGAAGCACGCGCGCTGCGCGCCATTATCGGCGATGATATGGCGCTTGTCACCCCGGGCATCCGCCCCGCCGGCAGCGACAAGGGCGATCAGAAACGGGTGATGACACCGGCAGACGCAATCCGCGCCGGCGCCAGCCACCTGGTTGTTGCCCGCCCCATTATCAAGGCGGAAAATCCGGTTGCCGCAGCGCAATCTATCCTTTACAATATGCAGTCAGCAGGTCAGGCGCTTGAATAA
- a CDS encoding Succinate CoA transferase (bhsal11180): MATDRIRNKALHSKIVSAGQAASLVRDGMVVGMSGFTRAGDVKAVPAAMAERARTDPFKITLITGASLGHDMDQKLVEAGVTARRMPFQVDTTLRKAINAGEVKFIDQHLSETVEQLRARQLPPVDCAISEAIAIREDGGIVPTTSVGNNTTLALQAKQVIVEINTSVSLALEGLHDIYTPGDRPNRGPIPVIAPDNRIGLPYIPVSPDKIAAIVFNDLPDSPSNNLPADEETAAIAEHLIDFFKAEVKAGRMPHTLNPIQVGIGTIANAVVSGLKNSPFEHMVMYSEVLQDSTFELFDAGKMDFASCCSITLGKECGERVWSNFERYKDKLVMRPQEISNHPEIIRRLGIVTINTALEFDIYGNVNSTHVNGTHMMNGIGGSGDFTRNAYMSVFVTKSIAKGGAISSVVPMVPHVDHNEHDVDILVTDIGLADLRSLAPRERAPVIIKNCVHPDFRDQLTDYFERACQTRGGQTPHILEEAFSWHAKAIKDGTMHL, translated from the coding sequence ATGGCTACAGACCGTATTCGGAATAAAGCCTTGCACAGCAAGATTGTTTCTGCCGGGCAGGCTGCCAGTCTTGTCAGAGACGGTATGGTTGTCGGCATGAGCGGCTTCACCCGCGCCGGTGATGTCAAGGCGGTGCCGGCTGCCATGGCCGAACGCGCCAGAACAGACCCGTTCAAAATCACCCTGATTACCGGCGCCTCCCTTGGCCATGATATGGACCAGAAACTGGTTGAGGCCGGTGTCACGGCACGCCGTATGCCCTTTCAGGTTGACACGACCTTACGCAAGGCGATCAATGCCGGCGAGGTTAAATTTATCGACCAGCATCTTTCTGAAACGGTGGAACAATTGCGCGCCCGTCAACTGCCGCCGGTTGACTGCGCCATTTCCGAAGCCATTGCGATTCGGGAAGACGGCGGCATTGTGCCGACAACATCTGTCGGCAACAATACGACCCTTGCCCTGCAGGCCAAACAGGTGATTGTTGAAATCAATACGTCCGTCAGCCTGGCGCTTGAAGGACTGCATGATATCTATACCCCGGGCGATCGCCCCAACCGCGGCCCCATTCCGGTGATTGCGCCCGACAACCGTATCGGCCTGCCCTATATTCCGGTCTCACCCGATAAAATTGCCGCGATTGTTTTCAATGACCTGCCGGACAGCCCGTCCAACAACCTGCCGGCCGATGAGGAGACAGCCGCAATCGCCGAACACCTTATCGACTTTTTCAAGGCGGAAGTAAAAGCCGGCCGCATGCCGCACACGCTCAATCCGATACAGGTCGGTATCGGCACGATTGCCAATGCTGTCGTCAGCGGCCTGAAAAACAGCCCGTTTGAACATATGGTGATGTATAGCGAAGTGTTGCAGGATTCGACCTTTGAACTGTTTGACGCCGGCAAGATGGATTTTGCCTCCTGCTGTTCCATCACTCTGGGCAAGGAATGCGGCGAGCGGGTGTGGAGCAATTTTGAGCGCTACAAGGACAAGCTTGTCATGCGCCCGCAGGAGATCAGCAATCATCCGGAAATTATCCGCCGTCTCGGCATTGTCACCATCAACACGGCGCTGGAATTTGATATTTACGGCAATGTCAATTCCACCCACGTCAATGGCACCCATATGATGAATGGTATCGGCGGTTCGGGCGATTTCACCCGCAACGCCTACATGTCGGTCTTTGTCACCAAATCCATCGCCAAAGGCGGGGCGATTTCTTCTGTTGTGCCGATGGTGCCGCATGTTGACCATAATGAACATGATGTGGATATTCTGGTAACAGATATCGGCCTTGCTGATCTGCGCAGCCTTGCACCCCGCGAGCGCGCACCGGTTATCATCAAAAACTGTGTGCATCCCGACTTCCGCGACCAGTTGACGGATTACTTCGAGCGGGCCTGCCAAACACGCGGCGGCCAGACGCCCCATATCCTTGAGGAGGCCTTTTCATGGCATGCCAAGGCAATCAAAGACGGCACGATGCATCTTTGA
- a CDS encoding Tetrapyrrole methylase family protein (bhsal11190) has protein sequence MPRQSKTARCIFDMTENRYIVGENSMIAPKAEPALYLVATPIGHLADITLRALETLAGVDLIACEDTRVTRILLARYAIRKKTVSYHEHNAAEAGAKLIDILSAGKSVALVSDAGTPLISDPGFRLVEQAHAANIRVVPIPGAAAVITALVASGLPTDQFFFGGFLPAKSTARRKKLEGLKTLDASLVFYESPYRVVETLADMTEIFGSERQASLCRELTKTFETIHSATLAELSAFYRDENRPRGEIVLVIAPSDQETATFSASEINHMLLDLAQTMPAAKAAAEAAHLTGQKKQELYARLLSLKEK, from the coding sequence ATGCCAAGGCAATCAAAGACGGCACGATGCATCTTTGATATGACAGAAAATCGCTATATTGTCGGCGAAAACAGCATGATCGCCCCCAAGGCAGAGCCCGCTCTCTATCTGGTGGCGACACCGATCGGCCATCTGGCGGATATCACATTGCGCGCGCTGGAAACACTGGCAGGTGTTGACCTGATTGCCTGTGAGGATACACGCGTCACCCGTATTCTACTGGCGCGTTACGCCATCCGCAAGAAAACTGTTTCCTATCATGAGCATAATGCCGCAGAAGCGGGGGCGAAACTCATTGACATATTAAGCGCGGGCAAAAGTGTTGCGCTGGTGTCAGACGCCGGCACACCGCTGATTTCCGATCCCGGCTTCAGGCTGGTGGAACAGGCGCACGCGGCCAATATCCGCGTTGTGCCTATCCCCGGCGCAGCGGCGGTGATTACCGCCCTTGTCGCCAGCGGCCTGCCGACAGACCAGTTTTTCTTTGGCGGGTTTTTACCGGCAAAATCAACAGCGCGCCGGAAAAAGCTGGAAGGGTTGAAAACCCTTGATGCCTCGCTGGTTTTTTACGAATCGCCATACCGGGTGGTGGAAACACTGGCAGATATGACAGAAATTTTCGGTTCTGAGCGGCAGGCTTCCCTGTGCCGTGAGCTGACCAAAACCTTTGAAACCATCCACTCTGCCACATTAGCCGAACTCAGCGCCTTCTACCGGGATGAAAACCGTCCGCGCGGTGAGATTGTTCTGGTGATCGCCCCGTCCGATCAGGAAACGGCGACCTTCAGCGCAAGCGAGATCAACCATATGCTGCTTGACCTTGCCCAAACCATGCCCGCCGCCAAAGCAGCGGCGGAAGCGGCGCATCTGACGGGGCAAAAGAAGCAGGAACTTTATGCCCGCCTGCTGTCACTGAAAGAAAAATAA
- a CDS encoding Putative endonuclease (bhsal11200): MAKAGAIKFKAWKRGLNAEMIAACWLRLKGYRIVTRRLRTPMGEIDLICRRGNLVLVVEVKARQTLQSAMEAVSINQQKRIEAAADCWLSRQPDYARLSLRFDLVAVRPWRLPVHVPAFFTAG, translated from the coding sequence ATGGCGAAGGCGGGGGCAATTAAATTCAAGGCATGGAAACGCGGCCTTAACGCTGAAATGATTGCCGCCTGCTGGCTGCGCCTTAAAGGCTATCGCATTGTTACGCGGCGGCTGCGAACCCCTATGGGCGAAATTGACCTTATCTGCCGGCGGGGCAACCTTGTGCTGGTGGTTGAAGTCAAAGCCCGCCAAACCCTGCAAAGCGCGATGGAAGCGGTCTCCATCAACCAGCAGAAACGAATTGAGGCAGCGGCGGATTGCTGGCTTTCCCGCCAGCCGGATTATGCCAGACTTAGCCTGCGCTTTGATCTGGTTGCTGTCCGCCCATGGCGGTTACCCGTCCATGTACCGGCGTTTTTCACTGCTGGATAA
- a CDS encoding Putative phage-associated protein (bhsal11210), which produces MSVSVFSAAKHLAERSGYSLSNLKMQKILYLAHMFYMGENEGKPLISDRFEAWDYGPVNPELYHELKIYGAEPVGNIFRQYPDLPEGEERSAIDVVCDTLRNVSAGKLVAATHQRDGAWEKHYLQGIKGRVIPNEDILQEYRERFGGNG; this is translated from the coding sequence ATGTCAGTTTCAGTATTTTCAGCCGCGAAACATTTAGCAGAACGTTCCGGCTATTCTTTATCAAATTTGAAAATGCAAAAAATCCTTTATCTTGCCCATATGTTTTATATGGGGGAAAACGAGGGAAAACCCCTCATAAGTGACCGGTTTGAGGCGTGGGATTATGGACCGGTTAACCCTGAGCTATATCATGAATTAAAAATTTATGGAGCAGAGCCGGTTGGTAATATCTTTCGTCAATATCCTGATTTGCCAGAGGGTGAAGAACGCTCAGCCATTGATGTAGTTTGTGATACTCTGCGTAATGTATCTGCAGGAAAGCTTGTTGCCGCGACCCATCAAAGAGATGGGGCTTGGGAGAAGCATTATCTACAGGGGATTAAGGGGAGGGTCATTCCTAACGAGGACATTCTTCAAGAATATAGGGAGAGGTTTGGAGGAAATGGCTAG